Proteins encoded together in one Marispirochaeta sp. window:
- a CDS encoding IclR family transcriptional regulator yields the protein MKQSTEKQTQKGAVQSIERAFDILELLSRDPQGFTLTEISNNLGLHKSTVHRLLAGLLNRHYVEKAQRTNCYRLGLGFVHMSGMYLNRIELKTEAEYYMRELANRLGQVVFLAISKDGEVVYIDKIEQFDSTHRFAIIGMRRPFHCTAIGKALLFDEPEATLEKILDGEERIKRTEKTVVEVPELMKLMRKYRDQGYSLDDEEWEYNTSCVAAPVYDYRNKVIAAISTAWSPHQTNYSMEELGALVRQTALKISARLGYDTDEVEIGPFQ from the coding sequence ATGAAACAGAGTACTGAAAAACAGACCCAAAAGGGGGCGGTCCAATCAATCGAGCGGGCCTTTGATATTCTTGAACTTTTGTCCCGGGACCCCCAGGGATTTACGTTAACCGAGATCTCCAATAACCTGGGCCTGCATAAAAGCACGGTACACCGTCTTCTCGCCGGTCTCCTTAATCGACACTATGTGGAGAAAGCCCAGAGGACAAACTGTTATCGTCTTGGTCTTGGCTTCGTGCACATGTCGGGAATGTATCTCAACCGCATCGAGCTGAAAACGGAAGCAGAATATTACATGCGGGAGCTTGCCAATCGGCTTGGTCAGGTTGTATTTCTGGCAATCAGCAAGGACGGTGAAGTAGTCTATATTGACAAGATTGAACAATTCGACAGCACACACCGCTTTGCCATAATCGGTATGCGCCGTCCCTTCCATTGTACCGCTATAGGAAAAGCCCTCCTTTTCGACGAACCTGAGGCTACTCTGGAAAAAATCCTCGACGGAGAGGAGCGCATCAAGCGCACGGAAAAAACTGTGGTTGAGGTCCCGGAACTCATGAAACTTATGCGGAAGTACCGGGATCAGGGGTACAGCCTTGACGATGAGGAGTGGGAATATAATACCAGCTGTGTAGCCGCGCCTGTCTACGATTACCGGAACAAGGTGATCGCGGCCATCAGCACGGCATGGAGTCCCCATCAGACTAATTATTCAATGGAAGAGCTTGGTGCGCTGGTACGTCAGACTGCTCTGAAAAT
- the kduD gene encoding 2-dehydro-3-deoxy-D-gluconate 5-dehydrogenase KduD, which translates to MSLSFDLSGKVALVTGCSTGLGQGISLGLAEAGAEIVGVDYVDAPETEQKIQRLGRKFLGIKANLMSIDPLEGIIQQTLEKFGHIDILVNNAGIIRRQDAIEFSEENWDDVLNINLKTVFFLSQLTARQYIKQKTGGKIINVASMLSFQGGIRVPSYTASKSAVMGITRALANEWARDGINVNAIAPGYMATSNTAPLRADTERSAAILDRIPAGRWGLPEDVQGPAVFLASSASDYVNGYTIAVDGGWLAR; encoded by the coding sequence ATGAGTCTTTCTTTTGATTTAAGCGGAAAGGTAGCATTAGTTACAGGGTGTTCGACAGGGCTTGGTCAGGGGATCTCCCTGGGGCTCGCGGAAGCAGGTGCGGAGATTGTCGGTGTTGACTATGTGGATGCGCCGGAAACGGAACAGAAAATACAAAGACTGGGAAGGAAATTTCTGGGAATCAAGGCTAATTTGATGAGCATTGATCCCCTGGAAGGAATAATACAGCAGACTCTGGAAAAATTCGGACACATAGACATCCTTGTCAACAATGCCGGGATAATCAGGCGGCAGGATGCTATCGAGTTCAGCGAAGAGAACTGGGATGATGTTTTAAATATTAATCTTAAAACAGTATTCTTCCTCAGTCAGCTCACCGCACGCCAGTACATAAAGCAGAAAACCGGAGGGAAAATCATTAATGTGGCATCCATGCTCTCGTTTCAAGGCGGAATACGGGTGCCGTCATATACCGCCAGTAAAAGCGCGGTAATGGGAATTACCAGGGCCCTGGCGAATGAATGGGCCAGGGATGGAATAAACGTAAACGCGATTGCCCCGGGTTATATGGCAACCAGCAATACCGCTCCGCTGCGTGCGGATACAGAACGCAGTGCCGCGATTCTGGACAGGATACCTGCCGGACGCTGGGGTTTGCCGGAAGACGTACAGGGACCAGCTGTTTTTCTCGCTTCCTCCGCATCCGATTATGTCAATGGCTATACCATAGCTGTCGATGGCGGATGGCTGGCCCGATAG
- the kduI gene encoding 5-dehydro-4-deoxy-D-glucuronate isomerase: MEIRHPIHPEHGKALDTAGLRQEFLIQELFTSGTVKMVYSHIDRIVICGIMPVGEPLGLQVDREVFGVDYFLERRELGVINVGGPGSVSVDGTEYPLDYKDGLYVGMGSRELLFISKNPDNPSKFYCLSGTAHKRYETSLIQKEKAREVRLGSDNSCNKRVIRQLIHPEVLPSCQLVMGYTELAEGNVWNTMPAHTHERRMEVYFYFEIDPDQAVFHLMGEPSETRHILVRNEEAIISPSWSIHSGVGTGNYTFIWGMVGENQTFDDMDGASMDDLA, translated from the coding sequence ATGGAAATACGACATCCTATACATCCTGAACATGGAAAAGCACTTGATACTGCAGGGCTGCGGCAGGAGTTTCTGATTCAGGAGCTTTTTACTTCGGGGACAGTCAAAATGGTCTACAGCCATATCGACCGTATTGTAATCTGCGGAATTATGCCTGTGGGCGAACCGCTGGGCTTGCAGGTTGACCGGGAGGTTTTCGGAGTAGACTATTTTCTGGAACGCCGTGAACTGGGAGTTATCAATGTTGGCGGGCCAGGGAGTGTGTCGGTAGACGGGACGGAATATCCGCTGGATTATAAAGACGGCCTGTATGTTGGAATGGGAAGCCGGGAACTGCTGTTTATCAGCAAGAATCCGGATAATCCTTCAAAGTTTTACTGTCTGAGCGGTACAGCACACAAACGCTATGAAACCAGCCTTATCCAGAAAGAGAAGGCCAGGGAGGTCAGGCTCGGTTCGGACAACAGCTGCAACAAGCGGGTAATTCGCCAGCTGATTCACCCGGAGGTACTTCCATCCTGTCAGCTGGTTATGGGGTATACCGAACTTGCTGAAGGAAATGTCTGGAACACCATGCCTGCTCATACCCATGAACGTCGTATGGAGGTCTATTTCTATTTTGAAATTGACCCGGACCAGGCTGTATTTCATTTAATGGGAGAACCGTCGGAGACCCGGCATATTCTGGTACGGAACGAAGAGGCGATTATCTCCCCCAGCTGGTCAATCCATTCAGGTGTTGGTACGGGAAACTATACCTTTATATGGGGCATGGTTGGTGAAAACCAGACCTTTGACGACATGGACGGGGCATCCATGGATGACCTCGCATAG
- a CDS encoding TRAP transporter substrate-binding protein, with product MKRIALLVLILIAPISVFAGGGQEKQAETYEWSLASTLPESHPVHKSLVYFADQVRERSNGQIDITVYGGGQLGDERDYIEGIELGTIDVTKVSSAPLGQFVDSLQVVSLPFMFRDQAHQHAVLQGEIGDRLMADLEKSGFKGLTFMDSGFRSVTTAYGPVYSPADLEGKKIRVMGSEPLIDTINALGGTAVPMGQQEVYVALQQGVIDGWENNEPTVIAFNMQEVAKYYSYTRHVSIPDILVMSAERFNALPTDLQDAIMDAAAATAPFHTDIWNEYVEEAKSQLRDKGMEFNEVNDITEFQSIVQPIYDHYDPIVGPGLIKEIQQK from the coding sequence ATGAAGAGAATCGCACTTTTGGTTCTTATCCTTATCGCTCCGATTAGCGTTTTCGCCGGCGGCGGGCAGGAAAAACAGGCTGAAACATACGAATGGTCCCTGGCATCAACCCTGCCGGAATCACATCCGGTGCACAAGTCACTGGTATATTTTGCAGATCAGGTCAGGGAACGCAGCAACGGTCAGATAGATATCACAGTCTACGGGGGTGGTCAGCTTGGAGACGAGCGGGACTACATTGAGGGAATTGAGTTAGGCACCATAGACGTAACAAAAGTCTCCTCCGCCCCGCTGGGTCAGTTTGTCGACAGCCTTCAGGTTGTCAGCCTCCCCTTTATGTTCCGCGATCAGGCCCATCAGCACGCGGTACTCCAGGGCGAAATCGGCGACCGCCTGATGGCCGATCTCGAGAAAAGCGGATTCAAAGGTTTAACCTTTATGGATTCCGGTTTTCGCAGCGTAACCACAGCCTACGGCCCGGTCTATTCTCCCGCTGATCTGGAGGGCAAGAAAATACGGGTCATGGGCAGCGAGCCATTGATTGATACAATCAATGCCCTCGGAGGAACGGCTGTACCCATGGGCCAGCAGGAAGTCTATGTGGCACTGCAGCAGGGAGTAATAGACGGCTGGGAAAACAATGAGCCCACGGTAATCGCCTTTAACATGCAGGAAGTAGCAAAATACTATTCCTACACCCGGCACGTATCCATCCCGGATATTCTGGTCATGAGCGCTGAGAGATTCAACGCCCTGCCGACAGATCTGCAGGACGCAATAATGGACGCTGCAGCGGCGACCGCACCTTTTCATACCGATATATGGAACGAGTATGTAGAAGAGGCTAAAAGCCAGTTGCGGGATAAAGGCATGGAGTTCAATGAGGTCAACGATATCACCGAATTCCAGTCAATCGTTCAGCCTATTTATGATCACTACGACCCGATTGTAGGCCCGGGACTCATCAAAGAGATTCAGCAGAAATAA
- a CDS encoding TRAP transporter small permease codes for MKIQTFCEASARIVNMATALLIAALTLFVSWQVFARYVLNAGQFWAEELSIIVMIWIGILGASSTLWSESHIGLNVFVDRLPETGKVMARVFSDFLIAGFGIYLFIYGLQLVNKITGTWSALRISIGMTYIVVPVSAVLLVLFAISKGVLRLAAHFSASQNTSSN; via the coding sequence ATGAAGATTCAAACATTTTGCGAGGCATCAGCAAGAATTGTAAATATGGCGACAGCACTGCTTATTGCCGCGTTAACGCTCTTTGTCAGCTGGCAGGTATTTGCGCGGTACGTACTGAACGCCGGTCAATTCTGGGCTGAAGAACTCTCAATCATTGTTATGATATGGATCGGAATCCTGGGTGCTTCAAGTACCTTATGGTCCGAATCTCATATCGGACTGAATGTCTTTGTAGACCGGCTGCCGGAAACCGGCAAAGTCATGGCGCGTGTCTTCAGTGATTTCCTGATTGCGGGATTCGGTATCTACCTGTTTATATACGGCCTGCAATTGGTAAACAAGATAACCGGTACCTGGTCCGCGTTACGTATATCAATCGGCATGACCTATATAGTTGTACCTGTCTCTGCTGTATTGTTGGTACTGTTTGCGATATCCAAGGGTGTGCTCCGCCTGGCTGCACATTTTTCAGCATCGCAGAATACATCTTCAAATTAA
- a CDS encoding TRAP transporter large permease gives MSPAVVLVGMFLVLAFTGVPIAFCLAVASVVTTWYMGFPAVVVAQRIATGLQSFPLIAIPLFVLAGSIMAKGGVARRIVDFAYIIVGPFRGGLAMVNCIQSMLFGGVSGSAIADISSTGPIMIPMMKQKGYDNEFATALTVASATQGIIIPPSHNMIIYAMAAGGVSVGQLFLAGYIPGIMIGIGLMITSFIIAVKRGYPREKRPPLNDCVRISVDGILAVLAAVIIVGGIAFGIFTATEASAIAVVYATFLGLFVYKELKLRDLWPILVESVKTISTVLFLIASASAFAWLLTRLQVPTMIMRSMLSITSSPIILLLLINILLVILGMLMDVAPLIVITTPILLPVVTAAGMSPVTFGIVLLLNLGIGLTTPPVGTGLFVGCSVGHTTVEKTSRAMVAFWPAMIIVLLLTTFIPALTTFLPSLIVK, from the coding sequence ATGTCACCGGCTGTAGTTCTTGTTGGTATGTTTCTTGTGCTGGCCTTTACCGGAGTTCCGATTGCTTTTTGTCTTGCTGTTGCCTCGGTTGTAACTACCTGGTACATGGGTTTTCCCGCTGTCGTTGTAGCACAGCGCATTGCAACGGGATTGCAGTCTTTTCCACTGATAGCAATCCCCCTGTTTGTGCTTGCAGGATCGATTATGGCAAAAGGCGGAGTAGCAAGGAGAATTGTCGATTTTGCATATATCATTGTCGGGCCCTTCCGGGGCGGGCTCGCAATGGTAAACTGTATTCAGTCCATGCTCTTCGGAGGAGTTTCCGGCTCAGCCATTGCCGATATATCTTCAACAGGTCCCATCATGATACCAATGATGAAGCAGAAGGGTTACGACAATGAATTCGCCACTGCCCTGACTGTTGCTTCCGCTACCCAGGGAATTATCATCCCTCCCAGTCATAACATGATTATCTATGCCATGGCTGCAGGCGGTGTATCGGTAGGACAGCTGTTTTTAGCCGGCTACATCCCCGGCATAATGATTGGAATCGGATTGATGATTACCTCCTTTATTATTGCCGTAAAACGAGGGTACCCAAGAGAAAAACGCCCTCCTCTTAACGACTGCGTCCGAATATCCGTTGACGGAATACTGGCGGTACTGGCGGCGGTTATCATTGTAGGAGGAATTGCTTTCGGTATATTCACCGCAACCGAGGCATCAGCAATTGCGGTAGTCTACGCTACCTTCCTCGGGCTTTTTGTCTACAAGGAGCTGAAGCTCCGGGACTTGTGGCCGATTTTGGTTGAGTCAGTTAAAACGATATCAACTGTCCTGTTTTTAATCGCGTCTGCCAGCGCATTTGCCTGGCTGCTGACCCGCCTGCAGGTACCGACAATGATCATGCGGTCCATGTTGTCCATTACCAGCAGTCCAATAATCCTGCTGCTGCTTATCAACATTCTACTGGTCATACTCGGCATGCTGATGGACGTAGCACCCCTGATTGTCATAACAACTCCCATCCTGCTCCCGGTGGTAACCGCTGCAGGCATGAGCCCGGTTACCTTTGGTATTGTGCTGCTTCTGAACCTGGGAATAGGACTGACAACTCCGCCGGTAGGAACCGGCCTCTTTGTCGGTTGTTCGGTTGGTCATACCACTGTGGAAAAGACTTCCCGGGCGATGGTTGCATTCTGGCCTGCAATGATTATTGTACTGCTTCTGACAACCTTTATTCCCGCCCTTACGACGTTTCTGCCGTCGTTGATAGTGAAATAA
- a CDS encoding DUF2202 domain-containing protein — MKKLISIAVMVIMAGVALSAEGQQESEFGQGLRNGTGRGAGVAAAGRGNGPGRAAAGQQGGSYGFDSRFTEDLKLVMTDAEGGDLSAEEREGLLFMWQEEKLARDVYQELYGTWNLPVFRNIAQSEQQHMESVDMLLDAYGLEKAGTDEAGVYGDKELNRLYADLTARGKTSVVEALKVGALIEDLDIHDLQQNLELTDNDDIRILYQNLMKGSRNHLRAFLRQLDREGIEYEARYISPEYLKKILSINRETAVIRDPEYVL; from the coding sequence ATGAAGAAACTGATCAGTATTGCGGTCATGGTAATTATGGCAGGCGTTGCGCTTAGCGCAGAGGGGCAGCAGGAGTCTGAATTCGGACAGGGATTACGGAACGGCACCGGTCGGGGCGCCGGGGTGGCCGCCGCAGGGCGCGGTAACGGACCCGGCAGGGCTGCCGCAGGACAGCAGGGCGGAAGCTACGGCTTCGATTCCCGCTTTACCGAGGATTTAAAGCTTGTTATGACAGATGCCGAAGGAGGTGATCTGTCTGCAGAAGAGAGGGAAGGGCTGCTGTTTATGTGGCAGGAAGAAAAGCTGGCCAGGGATGTGTATCAGGAGCTTTACGGCACCTGGAATCTGCCTGTTTTCCGCAACATAGCACAGAGTGAACAGCAGCATATGGAGTCTGTCGACATGCTCCTGGATGCCTACGGTCTGGAAAAAGCCGGAACCGACGAAGCGGGTGTCTACGGGGATAAGGAGCTAAATCGCCTGTATGCCGATCTCACTGCCCGGGGAAAGACGTCGGTGGTGGAGGCCCTGAAGGTCGGGGCCCTTATCGAGGACCTGGATATCCATGATCTGCAGCAGAACCTTGAGCTGACAGACAACGATGATATCCGCATTCTGTACCAGAACCTGATGAAAGGTTCCCGGAATCATTTGCGCGCCTTCCTGCGGCAGCTCGACCGCGAAGGGATAGAGTACGAGGCAAGGTATATCAGTCCTGAATACCTGAAGAAGATTCTGAGTATCAACCGGGAGACTGCGGTTATCCGTGACCCGGAGTATGTGCTGTAA
- a CDS encoding 4Fe-4S binding protein, translating to MKKKKGFLLRRTVQIFFLVLITLIVVNHSLVEKGIEIPLVGSASLHAVCPFGGVVSLYQYATASTFTKKIHESSFILMIIVFSLALAFGPVFCGWVCPLGTVQEFVSRIGRRIFGEKHNRFIPFAADRHLRYLRYLVLVWVIYATAVSGILIFADYDPYYALFNFWTGEVAIPAFVILAMVLLASLFVERPFCKYACPYGAVLGLFNLVRIFGIKRNPEICINCKACDRACPMNIQVSTAGTVRDHQCISCLECSSESACPVPVTVELAAGPIKTKKADV from the coding sequence ATGAAAAAAAAGAAGGGTTTTCTGCTGCGCAGGACAGTACAGATCTTTTTTCTGGTACTGATCACCCTGATCGTGGTCAACCATAGTTTAGTAGAAAAGGGAATCGAGATCCCCCTGGTGGGCTCTGCTTCGCTGCATGCCGTCTGTCCTTTCGGCGGGGTCGTTTCGCTGTATCAGTACGCCACAGCGAGTACATTCACAAAAAAGATCCATGAATCATCCTTTATTCTGATGATCATTGTATTCTCTCTGGCCCTTGCCTTTGGTCCGGTTTTCTGCGGCTGGGTCTGTCCCCTTGGGACTGTGCAGGAGTTCGTTTCCCGTATCGGACGCAGGATCTTTGGCGAAAAGCACAACCGTTTTATTCCCTTCGCCGCGGACCGACACCTGCGCTATCTGCGCTATCTGGTGCTCGTCTGGGTTATCTACGCCACCGCCGTCTCAGGTATCCTGATTTTCGCCGACTATGATCCCTACTACGCTCTTTTTAATTTCTGGACCGGAGAAGTCGCGATACCGGCCTTTGTCATCCTGGCTATGGTTCTGCTGGCGTCCCTCTTTGTGGAGCGACCCTTCTGCAAATACGCCTGCCCCTACGGGGCCGTTCTGGGACTCTTCAATCTTGTTCGGATCTTCGGAATCAAGCGTAATCCGGAGATCTGCATCAATTGCAAAGCCTGCGACAGAGCCTGTCCAATGAACATTCAAGTCTCCACCGCCGGGACTGTGAGGGATCATCAGTGCATAAGCTGCCTGGAATGCAGCAGCGAATCGGCCTGCCCCGTTCCGGTAACAGTTGAACTTGCGGCGGGCCCCATCAAAACAAAGAAGGCGGATGTTTAG
- a CDS encoding response regulator transcription factor yields the protein MPVAEVFIVEDNENVRDALAAYLKLEGIEVREFGALGPVETELKRRTPDLLVLDVMLPDGDGFLFAKQVKSRKDIPILFLTARDQESDRITGLEIGADDYVVKPFSSREVVLRIKKILARTSSPSRQNSPDYVLQESRLNIDQERHRITLDGGFVSLTAAEWNILTHLAARQPQVFSRLQLLESCLGSMAEGSERTIDTHVKNLRRKLGNDDWIETIRGFGYRFNGEPA from the coding sequence ATGCCTGTGGCAGAAGTTTTCATCGTCGAAGACAACGAAAACGTCAGGGATGCTCTGGCGGCATACCTCAAACTGGAAGGAATTGAAGTTCGGGAGTTTGGGGCCCTCGGTCCCGTCGAAACAGAGCTTAAACGCCGGACCCCGGACCTGCTGGTACTGGATGTTATGCTTCCCGATGGTGACGGTTTCCTTTTTGCCAAGCAGGTAAAATCGCGCAAAGATATTCCTATCCTCTTTCTAACCGCCCGGGACCAGGAATCAGACCGTATAACCGGCCTTGAAATCGGCGCGGACGATTATGTAGTCAAACCATTCTCATCCCGGGAGGTGGTCCTCAGAATAAAGAAAATTCTTGCCAGGACCTCATCCCCATCACGGCAGAATAGCCCGGACTATGTACTGCAGGAATCACGGCTGAATATTGACCAGGAGAGACACCGGATTACCCTTGACGGAGGTTTCGTTTCCTTGACAGCGGCAGAGTGGAACATCCTTACCCATCTTGCTGCCCGGCAACCCCAGGTCTTTTCCCGGCTGCAGCTGTTGGAATCCTGCCTCGGCTCAATGGCCGAGGGTTCCGAGCGCACCATCGACACGCATGTCAAGAATCTCCGCCGCAAGCTGGGAAACGATGACTGGATAGAGACGATCCGGGGTTTCGGGTACCGCTTTAACGGTGAACCCGCATGA
- a CDS encoding HAMP domain-containing sensor histidine kinase, which yields MRSAYSWLLRSFLAAFVILITVQVLILGAGIVPVLDSYSRNQIRYLDDLAKRILINPSQISPDTPQHWGPFFVFSADRELIYSNRGRGRTIPESDYRLVHYDDMVIGYYYAGEVRFLDSRSNRHFLGSLGILTAASMLASLGIAVLASVRTARGIAGPVAVLRRDIQELRALKAPRVRVFPVNELSEISSSLNRVGTILEGEEEYKQQWMQNIAHDLRTPLSGLKGQLEGMRDGVLEAGTERFNRTLQEIDRLETMIASVCELSRIENLKSLTVEAVSSEDFLKAVHSTFEPCLAERGCTLSCSAQTPFFYADRELMQRAVENIVGNAFTYAGPGALIDMKITSGTRDATILTISNSGPHIPEEQLDKIFQRFYRGEYSRSTPGSGLGLNISREIVQRHGGCISAENLSPEGVVFTITLPQQQIR from the coding sequence ATGAGGTCCGCCTATTCATGGCTTCTGCGAAGTTTTCTTGCCGCTTTTGTTATACTGATCACAGTTCAGGTACTTATTCTGGGGGCGGGCATTGTTCCGGTCCTTGACAGCTACTCTCGTAACCAGATCCGCTATCTGGATGACCTGGCCAAACGTATACTTATTAATCCTTCACAGATTTCTCCTGATACCCCGCAGCACTGGGGTCCCTTTTTTGTCTTCTCCGCCGACAGGGAGCTTATCTATTCAAACCGCGGACGGGGACGCACCATACCGGAGAGCGATTACCGGCTTGTCCACTACGATGATATGGTAATCGGATATTATTATGCTGGGGAGGTCCGTTTTCTCGATTCCCGGTCCAACCGACATTTTCTCGGCTCGTTAGGAATCTTAACGGCGGCTTCCATGCTGGCATCCCTGGGAATCGCCGTACTGGCGTCCGTACGAACCGCCCGTGGGATTGCCGGCCCTGTGGCGGTGCTGCGCCGGGACATCCAGGAACTCAGGGCCCTCAAGGCCCCCCGGGTAAGGGTTTTTCCGGTAAATGAGCTCTCCGAGATTTCTTCCAGTCTGAACAGGGTCGGCACCATCCTTGAAGGAGAAGAAGAGTATAAACAGCAGTGGATGCAGAATATAGCCCACGACCTGAGGACCCCATTAAGCGGTCTTAAAGGTCAGCTGGAAGGGATGAGAGATGGGGTACTGGAAGCGGGAACGGAGCGTTTCAACCGCACCCTGCAGGAGATTGACCGTCTGGAAACCATGATCGCCTCGGTATGCGAGTTGTCCCGGATAGAAAACCTGAAAAGTCTCACCGTGGAAGCAGTCTCCAGCGAGGATTTCCTCAAGGCTGTACACAGCACCTTTGAACCCTGCCTGGCGGAACGAGGCTGTACGCTCAGCTGTTCTGCACAGACTCCCTTCTTTTACGCCGACCGGGAACTGATGCAAAGGGCCGTGGAAAATATAGTCGGGAACGCTTTTACCTATGCCGGTCCCGGGGCTTTGATCGACATGAAAATTACTTCCGGAACCCGGGATGCGACAATACTGACGATCAGCAACAGTGGTCCGCATATTCCGGAGGAACAGCTGGATAAAATCTTTCAGCGTTTTTATCGGGGAGAGTACAGTCGATCAACCCCGGGATCCGGCCTGGGCCTGAACATCAGCAGGGAGATTGTTCAGCGCCACGGCGGCTGCATCAGCGCTGAGAACCTGAGCCCTGAGGGAGTGGTTTTTACAATTACTCTCCCGCAACAGCAGATACGCTAA
- a CDS encoding methylglyoxal synthase, giving the protein MKQRKNIALVAHDNRKKDLIEWVEWNWQLLSLHNMICTGTTGRMVEECLIERMEVDDVKSLSIRKLRSGPLGGDQQLGSLIVDGQIDMIIFLWDPMEPQPHDVDVKALLRIAVLYNIPTACNRATADFLISSPLISEHYERILKDYSSYIDRAIPEGSGLSVSAVAGE; this is encoded by the coding sequence ATGAAGCAGAGAAAGAATATTGCCCTGGTTGCCCACGACAACAGGAAGAAGGATCTTATTGAATGGGTAGAGTGGAATTGGCAGCTTCTGTCCCTGCATAACATGATCTGCACCGGTACCACCGGCCGAATGGTGGAGGAGTGTCTGATTGAAAGGATGGAAGTGGATGATGTCAAGAGTCTTTCTATCCGTAAACTCAGGTCCGGTCCCCTGGGCGGTGATCAGCAGCTCGGATCCCTGATCGTCGATGGACAGATCGACATGATAATATTTCTCTGGGACCCCATGGAGCCGCAGCCCCACGATGTAGATGTGAAGGCGCTTTTAAGGATCGCGGTCCTGTATAATATTCCCACTGCCTGCAACAGGGCCACGGCAGATTTTCTTATTTCCTCACCTCTGATATCCGAACACTACGAACGTATCCTGAAGGACTATAGCAGTTATATCGACAGGGCCATTCCTGAAGGTTCCGGGCTTAGCGTATCTGCTGTTGCGGGAGAGTAA
- the zupT gene encoding zinc transporter ZupT, which produces METSTVLFAFGLTLFAGLSTGIGSALAFFSSKTNTRFLSAALGFSAGVMIYVSFLEIVPKALEALTVALGATKGHWATTLAFFGGIAVASFIDKLVPGFENPHEARGIEEMQENDAARKNALMRMGVLSAVAIAIHNFPEGIATFISALKDPATGISIAVAIAIHNIPEGIAVSVPVYYATGSKRKAFCLSFLSGLSEPAGAALGFFILLPFLNDLVFGILFASVAGIMVFISLDELLPTAEKYGEHHIAIYGVTSGMAVMAFSLMLFV; this is translated from the coding sequence ATGGAAACATCAACGGTACTGTTCGCCTTTGGACTTACCCTTTTTGCCGGACTCTCTACCGGTATCGGCAGCGCTCTTGCCTTCTTTTCCAGTAAAACAAATACCCGCTTTCTGTCCGCGGCTCTCGGATTTTCCGCCGGTGTCATGATCTATGTATCATTTCTGGAGATTGTGCCGAAGGCCCTGGAAGCTCTGACCGTGGCCTTGGGAGCGACCAAAGGACACTGGGCAACGACGCTTGCCTTTTTCGGCGGTATTGCGGTAGCCAGTTTTATTGACAAGCTCGTTCCTGGTTTTGAAAACCCCCATGAAGCCCGCGGGATTGAGGAAATGCAGGAAAACGATGCGGCCAGGAAGAACGCGTTGATGCGCATGGGTGTTTTATCCGCGGTTGCCATTGCCATCCATAACTTTCCCGAAGGTATCGCGACCTTTATTTCAGCATTAAAAGACCCCGCCACCGGAATCAGTATAGCGGTCGCTATTGCTATCCACAATATTCCCGAAGGTATCGCGGTGTCTGTTCCGGTTTACTATGCCACCGGAAGCAAACGCAAGGCCTTTTGCCTCTCGTTTTTATCAGGGTTGTCGGAGCCCGCAGGTGCGGCTCTGGGATTTTTTATTCTGCTGCCCTTTCTGAATGATCTGGTGTTCGGCATCCTCTTTGCCTCCGTGGCGGGAATCATGGTCTTTATCTCTCTGGATGAGCTTCTGCCGACGGCGGAAAAGTATGGTGAACACCACATCGCCATTTACGGGGTTACCTCCGGCATGGCGGTTATGGCCTTCAGCCTGATGCTGTTTGTGTAG